A stretch of DNA from Brachyspira pilosicoli:
TTGGATTTTAATCCATATTATATAAATTTATACAGAGAGTTTATAGTTTTTAAAAATAAAATAAAAAAGTTATTCAATTAATTTACTAAACATAAGAAATATAGTATAATAATTTATATGAATTTCAAATTAGAATCGAATTTCAAGCCTTCAGGAGACCAAATAACAGCAATAGACTCTTTAGTTAAAGGGCTTGAAAATAAAAATAAATATCAAACTCTTTTAGGTGTTACTGCAAGCGGAAAAACTTTCACAATTGCAAATGTTATAGAGAAAGCTAACCGCCCTACTCTTGTAATGTCGCATAACAAAACTTTAGCGGCACAGCTTTACAGAGAATTAAAAGACTTCTTTCCAAACAATGCAGTTGAGTATTTCGTTTCTTATTATGATTACTATCAGCCTGAAGCCTATGTTCCTGCTAAGGATTTATATATTGATAAAGACGCCTCAGTTAATGATGAAATTGATAGGCTAAGACTTAAAGCTACTACTTCGCTTCTTGAAAGGAGAGATGTTATAATTGTTGCTTCTGTTTCTTGCATATACGGCTTGGGTTCTCCTGAAGATTATAGAAAACTTTATATTGCCATAGAGAAAGACGGCGAATATGATAGAGACGAGATAATTGAAAAATTAGTATCTATACAATACGAACGAGTTAAAGATGTACTTGAGAGGGCAAGGTTTAAAGTAATGGGAGATACTTTAGAGATAATGAGTGCCTATTCTGATGAGGTTATAAGAGTAGAGTTTTTTGGGGATACTGTTGAACGCATCATAAAAATTAACCCCATCACAAGACAAAAAATTGCAGAGCAAGATAGAGTTGTAATATATCCTGCAAAGCACTTCGTTACAGGAAGTGACAAATTAACAGCAGGAATAAAGTTAATAGAAGAAGAACTTGAAGAGCAGTATAATAAATTTAAATCCGAAGGCAAATTAGTAGAAGCTGAAAGAATATACGGAAGAACAAAATATGATTTAGAAATGCTTAGAGAAGTAGGCTACTGTGCTGGCATAGAAAACTATTCCCGCCCATTATCAGGACGTAAAGAGGGAGACAGGCCTGCTTGTTTGATAGACTATTTTCCAAAAGATTTTTTAACTATAATAGATGAGTCGCATGTGAGTGTGCCTCAGATTAGAGGAATGTTTTTTGGAGACAGAAGCAGAAAAGAGACTTTGGTAAAATATGGCTTTAGACTTCCTTCTGCATTAGATAACCGTCCATTATTTTTTGAAGAGTTTGAAAGTCTCACTAATGATACAATATATATTAGTGCGACCCCTGCAGAATATGAACTTAAAAAAAGCAGTCAAGTTGTAGAGCAGATTATTCGACCTACAGGACTTCTTGACCCTATAATTGAAGTATACCCTATAAACGGTCAAATAGATAGGATTCTTGAAGAGATTAAAAAAACAATATCCAACAACGAAAGAATATTTATAACGACACTCACTAAAAAAATGGCAGAAGACCTCACAAAATATTTAAATGAAAATGGTGTTAGAACTCGTTATTTGCATTCAGACATTCAAACAGTAGAGCGTGTAGAGATAATAAGAGATTTAAGGCTTGGGGCTTTTGATGTGCTTGTGGGTATTAACCTTTTGAGAGAGGGGCTTGATGTGCCCGAAGTATCACTCATACTAATACTTGATGCCGACAAAACAGGTTTTTTAAGAAATACAACTACTCTAATACAGACTATAGGACGTGCTGCAAGAAATGCTAACGGCAGAGTGATAATGTTTGCTGATACTATAAGCGATGCTATGAAAGTAGCCATTGATGAAACAGAAAGAAGAAGAAAAATACAAATGGACTACAATAAAGAGCATAACATCACTCCAAAAACAATAATCAAAAAAATACAAGATATAATTGAAAGAGAAGAAAAAGTTGAAACTTCTTATGAGCTTCATTTTGACTTTAGACGCTTCAATGAAAGAGTAAAAATTGACCCTGAGCAAAAAAGCGATGATTATATAAAAGAGCTTGAAAAAGAGATGAAAAAAGCTTCA
This window harbors:
- the uvrB gene encoding excinuclease ABC subunit UvrB encodes the protein MNFKLESNFKPSGDQITAIDSLVKGLENKNKYQTLLGVTASGKTFTIANVIEKANRPTLVMSHNKTLAAQLYRELKDFFPNNAVEYFVSYYDYYQPEAYVPAKDLYIDKDASVNDEIDRLRLKATTSLLERRDVIIVASVSCIYGLGSPEDYRKLYIAIEKDGEYDRDEIIEKLVSIQYERVKDVLERARFKVMGDTLEIMSAYSDEVIRVEFFGDTVERIIKINPITRQKIAEQDRVVIYPAKHFVTGSDKLTAGIKLIEEELEEQYNKFKSEGKLVEAERIYGRTKYDLEMLREVGYCAGIENYSRPLSGRKEGDRPACLIDYFPKDFLTIIDESHVSVPQIRGMFFGDRSRKETLVKYGFRLPSALDNRPLFFEEFESLTNDTIYISATPAEYELKKSSQVVEQIIRPTGLLDPIIEVYPINGQIDRILEEIKKTISNNERIFITTLTKKMAEDLTKYLNENGVRTRYLHSDIQTVERVEIIRDLRLGAFDVLVGINLLREGLDVPEVSLILILDADKTGFLRNTTTLIQTIGRAARNANGRVIMFADTISDAMKVAIDETERRRKIQMDYNKEHNITPKTIIKKIQDIIEREEKVETSYELHFDFRRFNERVKIDPEQKSDDYIKELEKEMKKASDSLEFEKAIEIREKINQLKQLKPAKKSVHKNITSKRAKR